The following coding sequences lie in one Treponema sp. OMZ 790 genomic window:
- a CDS encoding virulence RhuM family protein yields MNKEIIIYTTEDGKAKINLQKEHGTVWLSQAEIAELFQTTKQNISKHIKAIFQDRELDEQVVVNYKLTTTHHGAMPDKLQTKKVAIYSLDMILAIGYRVRSIRGVQFRNYATTILKEYIVKGFAMDDDRLKNLGGGNYFKELLDRIRDIRSSEKVFYRQVLDLFATSLDYNANTEEAKLFFVTVQNKMHYAIHNHTAAELIYGRVDSEKEFMGLTVFKGELPTLKEAKTAKNYLTEKELKGLNNLVSGYLDFAERQAEKEIPMTMKDWIAHVDKILEAAGENLLTDSGTISRPQMENKVETEYKKYSMKTLSQAEKDYLNELKWLENLAQKGETEKH; encoded by the coding sequence ATGAATAAAGAGATAATCATTTATACTACAGAAGACGGAAAGGCAAAGATAAATCTGCAAAAAGAGCATGGTACTGTATGGCTGAGTCAAGCGGAGATTGCGGAGCTGTTTCAAACCACAAAACAAAATATCAGTAAACATATCAAAGCAATTTTCCAAGATAGAGAACTGGATGAACAAGTGGTTGTCAACTATAAGTTGACAACCACTCATCATGGAGCGATGCCTGATAAACTACAAACAAAAAAAGTGGCAATATATTCCCTCGATATGATTTTAGCGATAGGCTATCGGGTAAGGTCGATTCGGGGTGTACAATTCAGAAACTACGCAACAACGATTTTAAAAGAATACATCGTTAAAGGCTTTGCCATGGACGATGACAGACTAAAAAACCTCGGCGGCGGCAATTATTTCAAAGAGCTTTTAGACAGAATCAGGGATATCCGTTCAAGCGAAAAGGTCTTTTACCGACAGGTCTTGGATTTATTTGCCACCAGCCTGGACTATAATGCAAATACCGAAGAGGCCAAATTATTCTTTGTAACCGTACAAAACAAGATGCATTATGCAATACACAATCACACGGCAGCCGAATTAATTTACGGCCGCGTAGATAGCGAAAAAGAGTTTATGGGGCTTACGGTTTTTAAAGGAGAGCTTCCCACTTTAAAGGAAGCAAAAACGGCAAAAAACTATTTGACGGAAAAAGAGCTTAAAGGCTTAAACAATTTGGTATCAGGATATCTGGATTTTGCCGAAAGACAAGCAGAAAAAGAAATTCCTATGACAATGAAAGATTGGATAGCCCATGTAGATAAAATACTTGAAGCTGCAGGGGAGAATCTTTTAACTGACAGCGGAACAATCTCTAGACCGCAGATGGAAAATAAAGTAGAAACAGAGTATAAAAAATACTCGATGAAAACCCTAAGTCAAGCCGAAAAAGATTATTTAAATGAATTAAAATGGCTTGAAAACCTTGCCCAAAAAGGCGAAACGGAAAAACATTAA
- the grdD gene encoding glycine/sarcosine/betaine reductase complex component C subunit alpha — protein MADKKQIADLFLGLAEGLEGGSFAGRFPVGLTIPGSEHGEAELVYAAELAAKRNPDLDVILIGGPEVKGLKHFPAATLEDAHKEMERLFKEGTIKACVTMHYNFPLGVSTVGKVVTPGKGREMILATTTGTTDANRYKAMLLNAIGGIAVAKASGIAEPTVGLLNIDGIAVIEKALNKMKERGYKVSYTESNRADGGVRMRGNDLLQGTPDVMVCDTLTGNLLIKLFSSFVTGGSYEGSGFGYGPCIGSGYDDVVGIISRASGAPAIANALKFVADCAKNNVHGIYAEELKAAKKAGLDELLEDMPGAKPVAAAAAEEVKAPPKKTVDAGIPGIDVIEIEDACKALWKEGIYAETGMGCTGPVIMVSEEDLPKARDILHKADYI, from the coding sequence ATGGCAGATAAAAAACAAATTGCTGATTTATTTTTAGGACTTGCCGAAGGGCTTGAAGGCGGCTCATTTGCCGGCCGATTCCCCGTCGGTTTAACCATTCCGGGAAGCGAACACGGCGAAGCAGAGCTTGTTTATGCCGCAGAGCTTGCCGCAAAAAGGAACCCCGATTTGGATGTAATCCTTATCGGAGGCCCTGAAGTAAAGGGCTTAAAGCATTTCCCTGCAGCAACTCTCGAAGATGCTCATAAAGAAATGGAACGCCTTTTTAAAGAAGGAACAATTAAGGCCTGTGTAACCATGCACTATAACTTCCCCTTGGGCGTAAGCACAGTAGGAAAGGTCGTAACCCCCGGAAAGGGACGCGAGATGATTCTTGCTACCACTACGGGAACAACCGATGCAAACCGCTACAAGGCCATGCTTTTAAACGCTATCGGCGGTATTGCCGTTGCTAAGGCTTCAGGAATAGCCGAGCCCACAGTAGGTCTTTTGAACATTGACGGCATCGCCGTTATAGAAAAGGCCTTAAACAAGATGAAGGAAAGGGGTTACAAGGTAAGCTACACCGAATCAAACCGTGCAGACGGAGGTGTCCGCATGAGAGGAAACGATCTCTTGCAGGGAACTCCCGATGTAATGGTTTGCGATACCCTTACAGGAAACCTGCTCATTAAGCTATTTTCTTCCTTTGTAACCGGAGGAAGCTATGAAGGTTCAGGCTTCGGTTACGGACCCTGTATCGGTTCAGGCTATGATGATGTTGTCGGAATTATTTCGAGAGCATCCGGAGCTCCTGCAATCGCAAACGCCTTAAAATTCGTTGCAGACTGTGCAAAGAACAATGTTCACGGCATTTATGCAGAAGAACTCAAGGCCGCTAAAAAAGCAGGCTTGGATGAACTCTTGGAAGACATGCCCGGAGCAAAGCCCGTTGCAGCAGCCGCTGCCGAAGAGGTAAAGGCTCCGCCCAAGAAAACGGTTGATGCCGGTATCCCCGGAATCGATGTTATCGAAATCGAAGACGCTTGCAAGGCTCTTTGGAAGGAAGGAATCTATGCCGAGACGGGAATGGGTTGTACTGGCCCCGTAATTATGGTAAGCGAAGAAGACTTACCCAAGGCAAGGGATATACTCCACAAGGCCGATTACATTTAA
- a CDS encoding undecaprenyl-diphosphate phosphatase, with the protein MSIFQAIILGAVQGFAEFLPVSSSGHLAVVEYFFKQEDLPILFDILLHVATLAAVCTVFAKKIAGLFCVLGRFIIRKSKPEDKEDLNIIAAIIIATAITGVIGLLLRDWVKVIDIRFIPIFFIVTGLLLIASSKIKCGKSSKKIGLITAIVTGFAQGIGVIPGISRSGSTISASLFAGLDREKAGEFSFLLSIPAILAAFILEVKSADNLFAGISPIALIAGMISAFIVGYFSLRFLLTLIKKGKLMYFAFYLIPLGIGLSVYFWGFAG; encoded by the coding sequence ATGTCAATTTTTCAAGCTATTATTTTGGGAGCCGTTCAAGGCTTTGCTGAGTTTTTACCTGTTTCAAGTTCGGGGCACTTGGCTGTTGTAGAATATTTTTTTAAACAAGAAGATCTGCCCATCCTTTTTGACATACTTTTGCATGTTGCTACCCTTGCAGCTGTCTGCACGGTTTTTGCAAAAAAAATTGCCGGGCTTTTTTGTGTTTTAGGCAGATTTATAATAAGAAAATCCAAACCGGAAGATAAAGAAGATTTAAACATAATAGCCGCAATCATAATCGCTACGGCAATTACGGGAGTAATAGGCCTGCTCTTAAGGGACTGGGTGAAGGTCATAGATATCCGTTTTATACCCATATTTTTTATAGTTACCGGACTTCTTTTAATAGCCTCATCTAAAATAAAATGCGGCAAATCTTCAAAAAAGATAGGTCTAATCACAGCCATTGTTACGGGATTTGCTCAAGGAATCGGAGTTATACCCGGTATTTCTCGTTCAGGAAGTACTATTTCGGCTTCTCTTTTTGCAGGCCTTGATCGTGAAAAAGCCGGAGAATTTTCGTTTTTATTGTCCATACCGGCGATTCTTGCCGCATTTATACTTGAAGTTAAATCTGCCGATAATCTGTTTGCAGGTATAAGCCCCATAGCTTTAATTGCCGGAATGATAAGTGCCTTCATTGTAGGTTATTTTTCTCTTCGGTTTTTGCTTACACTTATAAAAAAAGGAAAGCTCATGTACTTTGCTTTCTATTTAATTCCTCTCGGAATAGGACTTAGCGTCTATTTTTGGGGTTTTGCCGGATAA
- the dnaN gene encoding DNA polymerase III subunit beta, with protein MKISFDRDTLLKEISIAQEIIATKTALTILSNVLLSVKDGSLTIKATDIKVSFETKIPVNIIEEGSTTVFCDKFAGILSSLPSGEVEIEQKDQKLTIKSVVKKAKFQLKTIPENDFPAFTEPTNVNFFNIPTKEFKEMIHQTIFSVSDDETRYFMNGVYIENKEDSLYFVATDGRRLAHIKKNFGIPIPEFKGVIVPPKILNIINKRASDEGNIEVGIGEKNIFFNFNSYKFSSVLIDGQFPNYERVIPENQNLSFEVSRTEFIEALKRVSLLVELKTRRIFLNILPGSLIISSQENEIGSAREEIPCKYDGQEVMLALNYVYIEDPLKTISSDRIKVEFTEAMKAITLKPEPEEDFFHIIMPMQTE; from the coding sequence ATGAAAATAAGTTTTGACAGAGATACCCTTTTAAAAGAAATCTCTATCGCTCAGGAAATTATAGCTACAAAAACAGCCCTAACAATCCTTTCAAACGTATTGTTATCGGTTAAAGACGGAAGCCTTACAATAAAAGCAACCGATATAAAGGTAAGCTTTGAAACAAAGATACCCGTAAATATCATTGAAGAAGGCTCAACAACTGTTTTTTGCGATAAATTCGCCGGTATTCTTTCATCCTTGCCCTCAGGTGAAGTAGAAATAGAGCAAAAAGACCAAAAACTCACGATAAAATCTGTAGTAAAAAAAGCAAAATTCCAGCTTAAAACAATACCGGAAAACGACTTCCCTGCCTTTACAGAACCTACAAATGTAAACTTCTTTAACATTCCTACAAAAGAATTTAAAGAAATGATACATCAAACTATTTTCTCTGTTTCCGATGATGAAACTCGCTATTTTATGAACGGTGTCTATATCGAAAATAAAGAAGATTCTTTATACTTTGTTGCAACCGACGGAAGACGCCTTGCTCATATTAAGAAAAATTTCGGAATCCCTATCCCCGAATTTAAAGGAGTTATTGTTCCTCCTAAAATTTTAAACATCATCAATAAAAGAGCATCCGATGAAGGAAATATAGAAGTAGGAATAGGAGAAAAAAACATATTCTTTAATTTTAACTCTTATAAATTCTCTTCCGTTTTGATTGACGGTCAATTCCCGAACTACGAGAGGGTAATCCCTGAAAATCAAAACCTTTCATTTGAAGTTTCAAGAACCGAATTTATCGAAGCCTTAAAGCGTGTTTCTCTTTTGGTAGAATTAAAAACAAGAAGAATCTTTTTAAATATTCTTCCGGGTTCTCTTATAATTTCTTCTCAGGAAAACGAAATAGGAAGCGCACGCGAAGAAATTCCCTGTAAATATGACGGCCAAGAGGTTATGCTTGCCTTAAACTATGTTTATATCGAAGACCCATTGAAAACCATCAGTTCGGACAGAATAAAGGTAGAATTTACAGAAGCCATGAAGGCTATTACATTGAAGCCCGAACCGGAAGAAGACTTTTTCCATATAATAATGCCGATGCAGACGGAGTAA
- the grdC gene encoding glycine/sarcosine/betaine reductase complex component C subunit beta produces the protein MAKVAIKGASYILVHAPDLLFHNGSTQTGTRLANPEDEYLKAIPSHLRSFEEAVNYPPNQVYIGNMAPEDLEKIPEPWYKDAKKAEKKGKFGEIMTQAEFYILMKHADVFELVYFSKEFTAEAAKLIENHPIMKTQDIKLGEGHDIAEIQKMVDAHTAEGLYEQGKLIGCVKQAHDTDENLSAHTMLENLATKASGILSAWHMGKLEGIDMKDVEYIIECSEEAAGDINQRGGGNIAKAVGEKSGCVNATGSDVRGFCAAPVHAIIHGAALVAAGIFKNVLVVSGGSVPKLGMNGKDHVKKDLPLFEDMIGGFAVMLSADDGVNPVINTEVVGKHVISSGSAPQAVMSVLVYDPLNAAGLKMTDIEKYSAELQNHEITAPAGAGNVPEANVKMIAALSVMKGQLEKAQIAEFVKKHGVVGFAPTQGHIPSGVPFIGHARRDMMAGKLKNTMIIGKGSLFLGRLTNLFDGLSFLIEANDGKGSASAGQDTAGIKKIVAEAMRNVAENILKSQN, from the coding sequence ATGGCAAAAGTCGCTATAAAAGGAGCAAGCTACATCCTAGTTCATGCTCCCGATCTTCTCTTTCACAACGGTTCAACTCAAACAGGCACAAGGCTTGCAAACCCTGAGGATGAATATTTAAAGGCAATCCCCTCTCACTTACGAAGCTTTGAAGAGGCAGTAAACTATCCGCCTAACCAAGTTTATATCGGAAACATGGCTCCCGAAGATTTGGAAAAAATCCCCGAACCTTGGTACAAGGACGCAAAAAAGGCCGAAAAAAAGGGTAAATTCGGCGAAATTATGACTCAGGCCGAGTTCTACATCTTGATGAAACATGCCGACGTTTTTGAACTCGTTTATTTCTCAAAGGAATTCACAGCCGAAGCTGCAAAACTCATCGAAAATCATCCTATTATGAAAACTCAGGATATTAAGCTCGGAGAAGGCCACGACATTGCAGAAATCCAAAAAATGGTAGACGCTCACACGGCTGAAGGCCTCTACGAACAGGGAAAGCTCATCGGTTGTGTAAAGCAGGCTCACGACACAGACGAAAACTTGAGTGCCCACACCATGCTCGAAAACCTCGCCACAAAGGCTTCCGGTATTCTTTCCGCATGGCACATGGGAAAACTCGAAGGCATCGATATGAAAGATGTCGAATACATCATCGAATGTTCGGAAGAAGCCGCAGGCGATATTAACCAGAGAGGAGGCGGAAACATTGCAAAGGCAGTCGGAGAAAAATCAGGCTGTGTAAACGCAACTGGTTCGGACGTTCGAGGCTTCTGTGCAGCTCCCGTTCACGCAATAATCCACGGAGCCGCCCTTGTAGCAGCAGGTATCTTTAAAAACGTATTGGTCGTTTCGGGAGGTTCTGTACCCAAGCTCGGTATGAACGGAAAAGACCATGTAAAAAAAGACCTACCTCTCTTTGAAGATATGATCGGAGGCTTTGCCGTTATGCTCAGTGCAGACGACGGAGTAAACCCCGTTATCAATACCGAAGTTGTAGGAAAGCACGTAATTTCTTCCGGTTCCGCTCCTCAGGCCGTTATGAGCGTATTGGTCTACGATCCCCTCAATGCAGCCGGCTTAAAGATGACCGACATCGAAAAATACTCGGCAGAGCTTCAAAACCACGAAATTACCGCTCCCGCAGGTGCAGGTAACGTACCCGAAGCAAACGTAAAGATGATTGCAGCCTTAAGCGTTATGAAAGGCCAGCTTGAAAAAGCTCAAATCGCCGAATTCGTAAAAAAACACGGAGTTGTAGGTTTTGCTCCCACTCAGGGACACATCCCCTCAGGCGTTCCCTTCATCGGACATGCTCGCCGCGATATGATGGCAGGAAAACTCAAAAATACAATGATAATCGGAAAGGGAAGTTTGTTCCTCGGCCGTCTTACAAACCTCTTTGACGGCTTGAGCTTCTTGATTGAAGCCAATGACGGAAAAGGCTCCGCTTCTGCAGGTCAGGACACAGCCGGAATAAAGAAGATTGTTGCCGAAGCAATGAGAAACGTAGCCGAAAATATTCTCAAATCCCAAAACTAA
- a CDS encoding DNA replication/repair protein RecF — MPFLSASFYNFRNLENATVDISSPEVFLVGKNGQGKTNFLEALYVSSYGTSFRTRSLAQICTRDEKEFSVRALYKENDQISHTISIIIQDKKKDIQKNFKKIKNSKELISTVPCILFHGDDIEFAVGTPSRKRFFIDQSVSLCNSDFIETLVRYSKALKSRNVILEQKKASLLDSIDEIFTSLALLITNERKNIVYEYSKHFSSIYEEISGVSGVEMVYRPSVKVETEEDLLILLAEKRQNDLIDRTSSTGPHRDRIHFIKDKKPFTERASNGQRRLISLVLRMIQAKIYSEKTGRKPIFLMDDILLELDPEKRQKFMELLPPYEQLFCTFLPGEPYKNYQKETTKIFFVEDGRFSVERE; from the coding sequence GTGCCCTTTCTTTCCGCCTCTTTCTATAATTTTAGAAATCTGGAAAATGCCACAGTAGATATTTCTTCCCCCGAAGTTTTTTTGGTAGGAAAAAACGGACAGGGGAAGACTAATTTTTTGGAAGCCCTTTATGTTTCTTCCTATGGAACTTCTTTTAGAACCCGATCTTTAGCTCAAATATGTACAAGGGATGAAAAGGAATTCAGCGTAAGGGCTCTTTATAAAGAAAACGATCAAATAAGCCATACAATTTCGATAATAATTCAAGATAAAAAAAAAGACATTCAAAAGAATTTTAAAAAGATCAAAAATTCAAAGGAATTGATAAGTACTGTTCCTTGTATTCTTTTTCACGGAGACGATATAGAATTTGCTGTCGGAACTCCTTCCCGAAAGAGGTTTTTTATAGATCAATCGGTTTCGCTTTGTAATTCCGACTTTATAGAAACCTTAGTAAGATATTCAAAGGCCTTAAAATCAAGAAATGTAATATTGGAGCAGAAAAAGGCTTCTCTTTTAGATTCTATAGACGAAATTTTTACTTCCCTTGCTCTTTTAATCACAAATGAAAGAAAGAATATCGTATATGAGTATTCAAAGCATTTTTCTTCAATTTACGAGGAGATAAGCGGTGTTTCCGGTGTAGAAATGGTTTACCGTCCCTCGGTCAAGGTAGAAACTGAAGAAGATTTGCTTATTTTGCTTGCGGAAAAACGCCAAAACGATTTGATTGATAGGACAAGTTCTACAGGCCCCCACCGTGACCGCATTCATTTTATAAAGGATAAAAAACCCTTTACCGAAAGAGCCTCAAACGGCCAAAGGCGGCTTATCTCCCTTGTTTTAAGAATGATTCAAGCTAAAATCTATTCCGAAAAAACCGGCCGAAAACCTATTTTTTTGATGGACGATATTCTTCTAGAACTCGACCCCGAAAAACGCCAAAAATTCATGGAACTCCTCCCCCCCTACGAACAACTCTTTTGTACCTTCCTCCCCGGCGAACCCTACAAAAACTACCAAAAAGAAACCACCAAAATATTTTTCGTTGAAGATGGGAGGTTTAGTGTGGAGAGGGAGTAG
- a CDS encoding Fic family protein encodes MDIKDFKSGCLKQGYKYQYFMPEKINHDFSWEDPSINTLLEKASFHLGALNSFSSLVPDADMFIIMHIFKEAVISNRIEGTRTNIEEALNEQNNLDPEKRDDWQEVHNYVKAMNNAIQELEKLPLSNRLIKNTHKILLSTGRGEHKSPGEFRISQNWIGGTTLSDAVFIPPSHEELPDLLSDFELFLNNNNINIPHLIRIAIAHYQFETIHPFLDGNGRIGRLLISLYLVHSKVLQKPLLYLSDFFEKNKTLYYDNLTFVRTKNNLSQWIKYFLEGVSQTAENSAQTLKKIIDLKTDLEKNKLVSLGKRTKTANEFLYLLFHSPVITSASLQKEMKITAKTANSLINAFIELNVLKERTGYSRNRIFVFDEYVKLFM; translated from the coding sequence ATGGATATAAAAGACTTTAAATCCGGCTGCTTAAAACAAGGATATAAATATCAATATTTTATGCCTGAAAAAATAAATCATGATTTTTCATGGGAAGATCCCTCCATCAACACTCTTTTAGAAAAAGCTTCTTTTCATTTAGGTGCATTAAATTCTTTTTCATCTTTGGTTCCGGATGCAGATATGTTTATCATAATGCATATTTTTAAAGAAGCTGTTATATCGAACCGTATTGAAGGAACTCGCACAAATATTGAAGAAGCTTTAAATGAACAAAATAATTTGGACCCTGAAAAAAGAGATGATTGGCAGGAAGTTCATAATTATGTAAAAGCCATGAATAATGCAATACAGGAGCTTGAAAAATTACCGCTTTCAAATCGATTGATTAAAAATACACATAAAATATTACTTTCAACAGGAAGAGGAGAACATAAAAGCCCGGGAGAATTCCGAATTTCTCAAAATTGGATAGGCGGAACAACTCTTTCAGATGCAGTTTTTATTCCTCCTTCACATGAAGAACTTCCGGATCTTTTGTCGGATTTTGAGCTTTTTTTAAACAACAACAATATCAACATTCCTCACTTAATACGCATTGCAATAGCTCATTACCAGTTTGAAACTATACATCCTTTTTTAGACGGAAACGGCAGAATCGGAAGACTTTTAATAAGTCTTTATTTGGTACACAGTAAGGTTCTACAAAAACCTCTTTTGTATCTTTCCGATTTTTTTGAAAAAAATAAGACCCTTTATTATGATAACCTCACTTTTGTCCGTACAAAAAATAATCTCTCTCAATGGATAAAGTATTTTTTAGAAGGAGTAAGTCAAACTGCCGAAAATTCGGCCCAAACATTAAAGAAAATAATTGACTTAAAAACCGATTTGGAAAAAAACAAATTAGTTTCTCTTGGAAAACGCACTAAAACCGCAAACGAATTTTTATATCTCCTTTTTCATAGTCCCGTCATAACGAGTGCTTCTCTACAAAAAGAAATGAAAATTACCGCCAAGACAGCCAATAGCTTGATAAATGCTTTTATTGAACTAAATGTACTAAAAGAGCGGACCGGTTATTCACGAAATAGAATATTTGTTTTTGATGAATATGTTAAACTTTTTATGTAG
- the trxA gene encoding thioredoxin yields the protein MIMAVLDITSANFDETLKTTKPVLVDFWAPWUPACVQLSPELEAAEAELGDKAVITQSNVDNARELAVKFKFMSIPTLVVLKDGKEVDRYTGYMPKKDLVNFVSKHI from the coding sequence ATGATTATGGCAGTATTGGATATTACAAGTGCTAACTTTGATGAGACCCTAAAGACTACCAAGCCCGTTTTAGTCGATTTTTGGGCTCCTTGGTGACCGGCATGTGTGCAGCTCAGTCCTGAGCTGGAGGCAGCCGAAGCGGAACTCGGCGATAAGGCTGTAATAACACAGTCTAACGTGGATAATGCACGCGAATTAGCAGTAAAATTTAAGTTTATGTCAATTCCTACCCTCGTCGTTTTAAAAGACGGAAAAGAGGTAGACAGGTACACAGGCTATATGCCTAAAAAAGACCTTGTAAACTTTGTTTCAAAGCATATCTAA
- the rny gene encoding ribonuclease Y: protein MNWILYVILPAVCIILGWTIRWLYARFQLSASEQRAERILQEAIKEAEAQKKEFLLEAKEQLIREQKQQERENRERRSDLQRFERRLAQKEELLDKRVETVEKQEKELVKREAALDERTEILSGEEERYREELERISGLTQQQAKDLIIRDLETEAKHDAVTIINKIEQEAQLTAEKKARDILITTIQRLATETASDITVSTVSLPSDEMKGRIIGREGRNIRALETLTGVDIIIDDTPEAVVVSCFDPVRKEIARVALERLILDGRIHPARIEEIVQKVTREISQKVYEEGERVLFDLGIHNMNQEGVRALGRLYFRTSYGQNVLQHSKEVAIIAGMIASEIGANVEIAKRGALLHDVGKGAETDSDKNHAEIGMELAKKINEDPRVVNAVGAHHNDIEPTCIESVIVQIADAISAARPGARRETMDNYVKRLENLEQLAEGFSGVEKAYAIQAGRELRVVINNEKISDADTKILARDIAKKIENDLQYPGRIRVTLIRETRIVEYAR from the coding sequence ATGAACTGGATTTTGTATGTCATCCTTCCTGCTGTCTGTATAATTCTTGGATGGACGATTCGCTGGCTTTATGCCAGATTTCAACTATCTGCTTCTGAACAACGTGCAGAACGGATTTTACAGGAGGCAATAAAAGAAGCTGAAGCTCAAAAGAAGGAATTTCTTCTTGAAGCAAAAGAGCAGCTGATTCGGGAACAAAAACAGCAGGAACGGGAAAATCGGGAACGCAGGAGCGATCTCCAGCGTTTTGAACGCAGGTTGGCACAAAAAGAGGAACTTCTCGATAAACGTGTCGAAACTGTTGAAAAACAAGAAAAAGAGCTTGTCAAGAGGGAAGCCGCACTTGATGAGCGTACTGAAATTTTAAGCGGCGAAGAAGAAAGATACAGGGAAGAATTGGAAAGAATTTCCGGTTTAACCCAGCAGCAGGCAAAGGATTTGATTATCCGCGACTTGGAAACTGAAGCAAAGCATGATGCGGTTACTATTATAAACAAGATAGAACAAGAAGCTCAGCTGACAGCAGAAAAAAAGGCGCGCGATATTTTAATTACGACGATCCAACGTCTTGCAACGGAAACGGCGAGCGACATCACTGTCTCAACGGTCAGCTTGCCCAGCGATGAGATGAAAGGAAGAATTATCGGCCGCGAAGGCCGCAACATTCGAGCCTTGGAAACTCTAACCGGTGTAGACATAATAATCGACGATACACCTGAGGCTGTTGTAGTATCTTGTTTTGACCCTGTACGCAAGGAAATTGCAAGGGTTGCTTTGGAAAGGTTGATTCTTGACGGCCGAATTCACCCGGCCCGCATTGAAGAGATTGTACAAAAGGTAACCAGAGAAATTTCGCAAAAGGTTTATGAAGAAGGAGAAAGGGTTTTATTCGACCTCGGTATCCATAACATGAACCAAGAAGGTGTAAGGGCCTTGGGAAGGCTCTACTTTAGAACGAGCTATGGACAAAATGTGCTTCAGCATTCTAAAGAGGTTGCCATAATAGCAGGAATGATTGCAAGCGAAATCGGCGCAAATGTCGAAATCGCAAAACGCGGTGCCTTGCTGCATGATGTCGGAAAGGGTGCAGAAACCGATTCCGATAAAAACCATGCAGAAATAGGTATGGAGCTTGCAAAGAAGATCAATGAAGATCCGAGGGTTGTCAATGCCGTAGGTGCTCATCACAACGATATAGAGCCCACCTGCATTGAATCGGTAATAGTGCAGATTGCAGATGCAATTTCAGCCGCCCGTCCGGGTGCAAGACGCGAAACTATGGATAACTACGTTAAGCGGCTTGAAAACCTTGAACAGCTGGCTGAAGGCTTTAGCGGAGTCGAAAAGGCTTATGCAATCCAAGCCGGAAGGGAATTGCGGGTTGTTATCAACAACGAAAAGATTTCCGATGCCGATACCAAGATTTTGGCCCGGGACATTGCAAAAAAAATCGAAAACGATTTACAGTACCCCGGAAGAATCCGCGTAACCTTGATTCGGGAAACACGTATCGTAGAATACGCCCGCTAA
- a CDS encoding O-acetyl-ADP-ribose deacetylase, whose product MENTSTSSMEIINADITKLRFDAIVNAANTTLLGGSGVDGAIHAAAGPELLEECRKLKGCKTGEAKITKAYKLPSKYVIHTPGPVYEGGNSGEAELLAGSYRSCLNLALEYGCKSIAFPCISTGVYGYPKEEAAKIALKEISAFLKEHKDMKVFIVCFGKENEEIYRRLIEKSYST is encoded by the coding sequence ATGGAAAATACAAGTACTTCATCTATGGAAATAATTAATGCCGATATTACAAAATTAAGGTTTGATGCCATTGTAAACGCTGCAAATACCACTCTTTTAGGCGGAAGCGGGGTTGACGGGGCTATTCATGCCGCTGCAGGCCCTGAATTATTGGAAGAATGTAGAAAATTAAAAGGCTGTAAGACAGGGGAAGCTAAGATAACAAAGGCTTATAAACTTCCTTCAAAATATGTAATTCATACGCCGGGTCCTGTCTATGAAGGCGGAAATAGCGGAGAAGCTGAACTTTTAGCCGGTTCTTATAGATCATGCTTAAATTTGGCTCTTGAATACGGCTGTAAGTCCATAGCCTTTCCCTGTATAAGTACAGGAGTTTACGGTTATCCTAAAGAAGAAGCTGCAAAAATAGCCTTAAAAGAGATTTCAGCCTTTTTAAAAGAGCATAAGGATATGAAGGTTTTTATCGTTTGCTTTGGAAAGGAAAACGAGGAGATTTATAGAAGATTGATAGAAAAAAGCTATTCTACATAA